The genomic stretch TCATGCATTAGATGATTGTTTATTTATAGCCATTGTGGTAGGTGATTTTTGAGTACACGTGATTAACGTTACAAAGTTAGGTGAGGATGTAATTGAGGAACCCCCTTGAGTAAAAAGTGAATTACCACGTGTCGGACTTGGTGTAATGTGGTTGAAAATAACGTCAAGGAATTGAATACATAAGAAAAATTTCAAAGCAtgtgaaaaaatggaaagttgttgtattacttttgaattgCACAGTACAGCTATTAGCAATAGTATTGCTttaaagacattgaattccaagtacggggtacgattttcccactacgtacattctttagagtgtaagaccctctgcctaatactttgatgatttggaaaggcccttcccagttaggctcTAGCTTCTTTTTGTTGCCAGTGACCTTACGCAGAACCCAATCTCCTTCTTGAAATGTGCGTAAGTGGACCCTTTTGTTGTAGTAGCGTTCTGCTGCCTTCTGATAATTTTCCAGTCTCATTTGGGCCATTGTACGTGTTTCTTCTAGAAGGTCTAGGTTGTGCAGTAATTGAATGGTGTTCGTTGTTGGGTCAGATGCAATCTCTGTCCGAAGTGTAGGCAGACCGACTTCTGTTGGGATGATAGCTTCTGTTCCATAAACCATGGCGTAGGGAGACTCCCCCGTGGAGGATCTTTTTGCTGTTCTATAAGCCCATAACACTTTCGGTAATTCTTCTATCCATGCTCCTTTTTTGTCTTCCAAATTCTTCTTAATGTTGGCAAAGATGACTTTGTTGGAAGCCTCTACTTAACCATTGCCCTGTGGGTAAGTAACAGAGGCGAAGCTTAGCTTGATCTTGTACGTGTCGCATAGTTCTTGTACCTTTGCATTTTGGAACGGAGTGCCGTTGTCGACGACTATCTCCCAGGGTATTCCAAATTGACATATAATATGCGTCCAGATGAATGACATAGTGTCTGTTTTGCTGACCGTGACGTACGCCTCTGCCAcaacccattttgtgaaatagtcaGTGGCTACAAGAGCATACCGTCGTCCTCCAGCGGCCTTAGGTAGTTCACCTACCACATCCATACCCCATTTTGCAAATGGCCAAGGTGCAATGATGGAGTGTAAGGTTTGAGCAGgttgatggatggtgggtgcaaatcgttggcatttgtcgcattttttggCATAATCCCGCgcttctgtcatcatgtatgACCAGTAGTACCCTGCTGTAAGTGCCTTGTGTGCCAAGCTCCGTCCCCCTGTGTGATTTCCACATGTCCCCTCATGTATTTCTTCTAACAattttttagcttctgatggGCGCAAACATCGTAGGTATGGTCCATTGAAGGATTTTCGGTACAACGTTCCATGGATCATGGAATAGCGTTGTGCCCGAAGTCGCAGAAGTTTTGCATCTTTTGGATTAGGTGGGAGCTCGGAGGTGGTCAAGTACTTGATGATCAGATCTATCCAGCATTCAGGTTCTGACGAGGTGGAATAGACTTCCATATTTTTGCTTGATCGGCTTATGGATATGGAGGACTGGCGTGTGCATCCTCCTGCAGAAGCTAATTTGGCAAGAGCGTCGGCCTTCTGATTTTGCTCCCTGGGTACTAGTATGAGTTCAAACTGGCGAAAATGCGATCACAAGTCAGTTACCTTCTGTAGAAGGCTAACCAGATCGGGTGCTTTGGTGTCGAAATTTCCAGCCACTTGTTCTATCATAAGCTACGAATCACCTCTGACGTTCAAACGTTGGATTCCCATTTCTCGTGCGAGTTCCAAACCATAGATtagtgcctcatattctgcttcattattcatTGCGGATTGCTCTAAACGGATAGCTTCTTCAATTTTGAGTCCTGAGGGAGCTTCTAATACGACGCCAATACCAGCTCCTTGGGAATTGGATGCTCCGTCAGTGTACATTGTCCACAGCCATTGATCTTCTGATTCTAGTAATTCTGGCAGGGCGTCAGGAGTGAATGACTGAATTTCAACCAGGAAGTCAGCGAGTAGGATTTTTGCGGCAAAAACTGAATATCGTATGTCCCAAGCTCAATGGCCCATTTAGATAATCTTCTAGAAAGGTCGAGCTTACTCAGTACCTGCTTTAATGGATAGTCCGTATATACGATGATCGTGTGGCTTTCGAAGTATTGTCGTAACTTCTTTTTGGCCATGAGGAGTGcgagtgccaatttttccatcatactGTATCGGGTTTCAGCATCTAACAACATCTTGCTGCAGTAGA from Humulus lupulus chromosome 5, drHumLupu1.1, whole genome shotgun sequence encodes the following:
- the LOC133778989 gene encoding uncharacterized protein LOC133778989; amino-acid sequence: MSDRCQPFLQCIKKSTNTTWGPEQQKALDELKTYLSSPPILSSPIANEDLSLYLSVSRFAYDGKIGTRTPHGQKEVTTILRKPHDHRIYGLSIKAVFAAKILLADFLVEIQSFTPDALPELLESEDQWLWTMYTDGASNSQGAGIGVVLEAPSGLKIEEAIRLEQSAMNNEAEYEALIYGLELAREMGIQRLNFELILVPREQNQKADALAKLASAGGCTRQSSISISRSSKNMEVYSTSSEPECWIDLIIKYLTTSELPPNPKDAKLLRLRAQRYSMIHGTLYRKSFNGPYLRCLRPSEAKKLLEEIHEGTCGNHTGGRSLAHKALTAGYYWSYMMTEARDYAKKCDKCQRFAPTIHQPAQTLHSIIAPWPFAKWGMDVVGELPKAAGGRRYALVATDYFTKWVVAEAYVTVSKTDTMSFIWTHIICQFGIPWEIVVDNGTPFQNAKVQELCDTYKIKLSFASVTYPQGNG